The following coding sequences lie in one Glycine soja cultivar W05 chromosome 16, ASM419377v2, whole genome shotgun sequence genomic window:
- the LOC114390553 gene encoding uncharacterized protein LOC114390553 isoform X2 — translation MIRAVNKFKDDFGGQVVALERVQPSSDHVPHRYLLAEAGDTLFASFIGTKQYKDVIADANILQGAIFHDDAFEESDKHDATESDEDENQNGKDYMWNPLQSKPKKLKRKYKPAAHRGFMARAKGIPALELYRLAQKKKRKLVLCGHSLGGAVAALATLAILRLIAASSSSKENENVSIKCITFSQPPVGNAALKDYVNRKGWQHYFKSYCIPEDLVPRILSPAYFHHYNAQTQPGPSENETDGSILRKHEQGVGKPEEKDVEQLVLGVGPVQRSFWRLSRLVPLEGLRRQLSKCRERRVNFIETNSLPDSLANTLIEEEVVAPQSLEIQEGSDGISLKPLPDTDKHSFEVPTNGKTDTKNNAMTGDERKWARVPYLPSYVPFGQLYLLGNSSVESLSGAEYSKMTSVRSVIAELRERFQSHSMKSYRSRFQRIYDLYLSDDSSSFSRIEQQFPHLKQWLGFTAAGTVELGHIVESPVIRTATSIVPLGWNDGLGAKNGEPLKVDITGFGLHLCTLVHAQVNGNWCSTTVESFPSPPNYSSNQGIQPELQKLRILVGPPLRSPPKHQTVLDSLMPAFTSVDSETASSSAPVDKDKFIRPESLNNFVIFCTSDFTTVSKEVHVRTRRIRLVGLEGAGKTTLLKAVLHKCKPNTATNEDAVSEVVREVIADGLCYCDSNGINMQELNVETSRFRDELWLGIRDLSRKTDLIVFVHNLSHSIPRCSNSNDTQQRPVLSLFLDEAKSLGIPWVLAITNKFAVSAHHQKAAIDAALKAYQASPSAAEVINSCPYVMPGFVGASLSLDATNTDSNRRVDAEKLIFAPINFIRKPFLKKEIVFPVEGVNSLCQQIHRILRSREESSFQEFARDRLLMELAREQAMSIEASRDAQAKANSLNSAAVGASVGAGLGLVLAIVMGAASALRKP, via the exons ATGATTCGTgctgtaaataaatttaaggatGATTTTGGTGGACAAGTTGTTGCTTTGGAGCGGGTGCAACCTTCGTCAGATCATGTTCCTCATAG GTATTTGTTGGCAGAGGCAGGAGATACTTTATTTGCCTCCTTTATTGGAACAAAGCAGTACAA GGATGTAATTGCTGATGCAAACATACTTCAAGGTGCCATCTTTCATGATGATGCTTTCGAGGAATCTGACAAGCATGATGCGACTGAATCTGACGAGGATGAAAACCAAAACGGAAAAGATTATATGTGGAATCCTCTACAATCAAAGCCTAAAAAActgaagagaaaatacaaacCTGCAGCTCATAGG GGTTTCATGGCTCGTGCTAAAGGAATACCTGCTTTAGAATTATATAGGCTTGCTCAGAAGAAGAAACGCAAGCTTGTTCTATGTGGCCATTCACTTGGTGGAGCA GTAGCCGCATTAGCTACTCTTGCCATTCTTAGACTAATTGCTGCTTCATCTTCatcaaaggaaaatgaaaatgtcTCTATCAAATGTATTACATTTTCTCAGCCTCCTGTTGGAAATGCTGCTTTGAAGGA CTATGTTAATAGAAAAGGTTGGCAGCATTATTTCAAGAGTTACTGCATTCCGGAAGATTTGGTTCCACGTATTTTATCTCCTGCTTATTTTCACCATTATAATGCTCAGACTCAGCCCGGGCCTTCTGAAAATGAAACTGACGGCTCAATATTGAGAAAACATGAGCAAGGGGTAGGGAAGCCGGAAGAGAAGGATGTAGAGCAGTTGGTTTTGGGGGTAGGTCCTGTGCAGAGATCGTTCTGGAGACTCTCAAGGCTAGTTCCTTTGGAAGGTCTACGAAGACAATTAAGTAAATGCAGAGAAAGACGGGTCAATTTTATTGAAACAAATTCATTGCCTGATTCTCTTGCTAATACTTTGATTGAGGAGGAAGTAGTTGCACCACAGTCACTTGAAATACAAGAGGGTTCTGATGGCATATCACTCAAGCCTTTACCTGATACTGATAAACATTCATTTGAGGTTCCAACTAATGGGAAAACAGATACAAAGAACAATGCTATGACCGGAGATGAAAGAAAGTGGGCCAGAGTGCCTTATTTACCTTCATATGTGCCATTTGGACAG CTTTATTTATTGGGAAATTCCTCTGTAGAGTCTCTATCAGGTGCAGAGTACTCAAAGATGACATCG GTCAGATCAGTGATTGCTGAATTGAGGGAAAGATTTCAATCACATTCAATGAAATCATATCGATCTCGATTTCAGAG AATCTATGACTTGTATTTGAGTGATGATTCCTCATCTTTCTCACGGATTGAGCAACAGTTTCCTCATCTGAAGCAATGGCTTGGCTTTACAGCTGCTGGCACTGTGGAGCTTGGTCATATAGTTGAGTCCCCTGTTATTCGAACTGCAACTTCAATTGTTCCTTTGGGATGGAATGATGGACTAGGAGCGAAAAATGGAGAACCTCTGAAAGTTGATATTACTGGTTTTGGGTTGCATCTATGTACACTTGTTCATGCTCAAGTGAATGGTAACTG GTGCTCAACTACAGTTGAATCATTTCCTTCTCCACCAAACTATTCTTCAAATCAAGGAATCCAGCCTGAGTTACAGAAGTTGAGAATATTAGTTGGTCCTCCTCTAAGAAGTCCACCAAAGCATCAAACTGTGTTAGACTCGTTGATGCCTGCTTTTACTTCTGTTGACTCTGAGACTGCAAGTAGTTCAGCACCTGTTGACAAGGATAAATTCATCCGTCCAGAAAGTTTAAATAACTTTGTAATATTTTGCACCAGTGATTTTACAACTGTTTCCAAAGAAGTTCATGTGAGAACACGTAGAATACGATTAGTTGGGCTAGAG GGAGCTGGTAAGACTACTCTTTTAAAGGCTGTCTTGCATAAATGCAAACCAAATACTGCCACCAATGAGGATGCAGTTTCAGAGGTTGTGCGAGAAGTTATTGCTGATGGTTTGTGCTATTGTGACTCCAATGGAATAAATATGCAG GAGCTAAATGTGGAAACCTCCCGCTTCAGGGATGAACTATGGCTTGGAATCCGAGATCTAAGTCGGAAGACAGATTTGATTGTTTTCGTTCATAACTTGTCCCATAGCATACCTCGATGTAGTAATTCAAATGATACTCAACAAAGGCCAGTCTTGTCACTTTTTTTGGATGAAGCTAAATCTCTTGGAATTCCTTGGGTTCTTGCAATCACAAACAAATTTGCAGTTAGTGCACACCATCAAAAGGCAGCAATTGATGCTGCTTTGAAAGCATACCAAGCATCTCCTAGCGCAGCTGAAGTTATAAATTCTTGTCCATATGTTATGCCCGGATTTGTTGGGGCTTCTCTTTCCTTGGATGCAACCAATACAGATTCTAATAGAAGGGTGGACGCTGAAAAGCTTATATTTGCTCCTATTAACTTTATTAGGAAGCCTTTCCTGAAAAAGGAGATTGTTTTTCCAGTTGAAGGAGTAAATTCTCTTTGTCAGCAAATCCACCGTATACTCCGCAGTCGTGAGGAGTCTTCCTTTCAG GAATTTGCAAGAGATAGGCTTCTAATGGAGTTGGCACGAGAACAAGCAATGTCGATCGAGGCAAGTAGAGATGCTCAAGCTAAGGCAAATTCATTGAATTCTGCTGCTGTGGGGGCATCTGTTGGTGCTGGTCTTGGCCTTGTCCTGGCAATTGTAATGGGTGCAGCATCTGCCCTGAGGAAGCCCTAA
- the LOC114390553 gene encoding uncharacterized protein LOC114390553 isoform X3 yields the protein MILVDKLLLWSGCNLRQIMFLIGICWQRQEILYLPPLLEQSSTSAIFHDDAFEESDKHDATESDEDENQNGKDYMWNPLQSKPKKLKRKYKPAAHRGFMARAKGIPALELYRLAQKKKRKLVLCGHSLGGAVAALATLAILRLIAASSSSKENENVSIKCITFSQPPVGNAALKDYVNRKGWQHYFKSYCIPEDLVPRILSPAYFHHYNAQTQPGPSENETDGSILRKHEQGVGKPEEKDVEQLVLGVGPVQRSFWRLSRLVPLEGLRRQLSKCRERRVNFIETNSLPDSLANTLIEEEVVAPQSLEIQEGSDGISLKPLPDTDKHSFEVPTNGKTDTKNNAMTGDERKWARVPYLPSYVPFGQLYLLGNSSVESLSGAEYSKMTSVRSVIAELRERFQSHSMKSYRSRFQRIYDLYLSDDSSSFSRIEQQFPHLKQWLGFTAAGTVELGHIVESPVIRTATSIVPLGWNDGLGAKNGEPLKVDITGFGLHLCTLVHAQVNGNWCSTTVESFPSPPNYSSNQGIQPELQKLRILVGPPLRSPPKHQTVLDSLMPAFTSVDSETASSSAPVDKDKFIRPESLNNFVIFCTSDFTTVSKEVHVRTRRIRLVGLEGAGKTTLLKAVLHKCKPNTATNEDAVSEVVREVIADGLCYCDSNGINMQELNVETSRFRDELWLGIRDLSRKTDLIVFVHNLSHSIPRCSNSNDTQQRPVLSLFLDEAKSLGIPWVLAITNKFAVSAHHQKAAIDAALKAYQASPSAAEVINSCPYVMPGFVGASLSLDATNTDSNRRVDAEKLIFAPINFIRKPFLKKEIVFPVEGVNSLCQQIHRILRSREESSFQEFARDRLLMELAREQAMSIEASRDAQAKANSLNSAAVGASVGAGLGLVLAIVMGAASALRKP from the exons atGATTTTGGTGGACAAGTTGTTGCTTTGGAGCGGGTGCAACCTTCGTCAGATCATGTTCCTCATAG GTATTTGTTGGCAGAGGCAGGAGATACTTTATTTGCCTCCTTTATTGGAACAAAGCAGTACAA GTGCCATCTTTCATGATGATGCTTTCGAGGAATCTGACAAGCATGATGCGACTGAATCTGACGAGGATGAAAACCAAAACGGAAAAGATTATATGTGGAATCCTCTACAATCAAAGCCTAAAAAActgaagagaaaatacaaacCTGCAGCTCATAGG GGTTTCATGGCTCGTGCTAAAGGAATACCTGCTTTAGAATTATATAGGCTTGCTCAGAAGAAGAAACGCAAGCTTGTTCTATGTGGCCATTCACTTGGTGGAGCA GTAGCCGCATTAGCTACTCTTGCCATTCTTAGACTAATTGCTGCTTCATCTTCatcaaaggaaaatgaaaatgtcTCTATCAAATGTATTACATTTTCTCAGCCTCCTGTTGGAAATGCTGCTTTGAAGGA CTATGTTAATAGAAAAGGTTGGCAGCATTATTTCAAGAGTTACTGCATTCCGGAAGATTTGGTTCCACGTATTTTATCTCCTGCTTATTTTCACCATTATAATGCTCAGACTCAGCCCGGGCCTTCTGAAAATGAAACTGACGGCTCAATATTGAGAAAACATGAGCAAGGGGTAGGGAAGCCGGAAGAGAAGGATGTAGAGCAGTTGGTTTTGGGGGTAGGTCCTGTGCAGAGATCGTTCTGGAGACTCTCAAGGCTAGTTCCTTTGGAAGGTCTACGAAGACAATTAAGTAAATGCAGAGAAAGACGGGTCAATTTTATTGAAACAAATTCATTGCCTGATTCTCTTGCTAATACTTTGATTGAGGAGGAAGTAGTTGCACCACAGTCACTTGAAATACAAGAGGGTTCTGATGGCATATCACTCAAGCCTTTACCTGATACTGATAAACATTCATTTGAGGTTCCAACTAATGGGAAAACAGATACAAAGAACAATGCTATGACCGGAGATGAAAGAAAGTGGGCCAGAGTGCCTTATTTACCTTCATATGTGCCATTTGGACAG CTTTATTTATTGGGAAATTCCTCTGTAGAGTCTCTATCAGGTGCAGAGTACTCAAAGATGACATCG GTCAGATCAGTGATTGCTGAATTGAGGGAAAGATTTCAATCACATTCAATGAAATCATATCGATCTCGATTTCAGAG AATCTATGACTTGTATTTGAGTGATGATTCCTCATCTTTCTCACGGATTGAGCAACAGTTTCCTCATCTGAAGCAATGGCTTGGCTTTACAGCTGCTGGCACTGTGGAGCTTGGTCATATAGTTGAGTCCCCTGTTATTCGAACTGCAACTTCAATTGTTCCTTTGGGATGGAATGATGGACTAGGAGCGAAAAATGGAGAACCTCTGAAAGTTGATATTACTGGTTTTGGGTTGCATCTATGTACACTTGTTCATGCTCAAGTGAATGGTAACTG GTGCTCAACTACAGTTGAATCATTTCCTTCTCCACCAAACTATTCTTCAAATCAAGGAATCCAGCCTGAGTTACAGAAGTTGAGAATATTAGTTGGTCCTCCTCTAAGAAGTCCACCAAAGCATCAAACTGTGTTAGACTCGTTGATGCCTGCTTTTACTTCTGTTGACTCTGAGACTGCAAGTAGTTCAGCACCTGTTGACAAGGATAAATTCATCCGTCCAGAAAGTTTAAATAACTTTGTAATATTTTGCACCAGTGATTTTACAACTGTTTCCAAAGAAGTTCATGTGAGAACACGTAGAATACGATTAGTTGGGCTAGAG GGAGCTGGTAAGACTACTCTTTTAAAGGCTGTCTTGCATAAATGCAAACCAAATACTGCCACCAATGAGGATGCAGTTTCAGAGGTTGTGCGAGAAGTTATTGCTGATGGTTTGTGCTATTGTGACTCCAATGGAATAAATATGCAG GAGCTAAATGTGGAAACCTCCCGCTTCAGGGATGAACTATGGCTTGGAATCCGAGATCTAAGTCGGAAGACAGATTTGATTGTTTTCGTTCATAACTTGTCCCATAGCATACCTCGATGTAGTAATTCAAATGATACTCAACAAAGGCCAGTCTTGTCACTTTTTTTGGATGAAGCTAAATCTCTTGGAATTCCTTGGGTTCTTGCAATCACAAACAAATTTGCAGTTAGTGCACACCATCAAAAGGCAGCAATTGATGCTGCTTTGAAAGCATACCAAGCATCTCCTAGCGCAGCTGAAGTTATAAATTCTTGTCCATATGTTATGCCCGGATTTGTTGGGGCTTCTCTTTCCTTGGATGCAACCAATACAGATTCTAATAGAAGGGTGGACGCTGAAAAGCTTATATTTGCTCCTATTAACTTTATTAGGAAGCCTTTCCTGAAAAAGGAGATTGTTTTTCCAGTTGAAGGAGTAAATTCTCTTTGTCAGCAAATCCACCGTATACTCCGCAGTCGTGAGGAGTCTTCCTTTCAG GAATTTGCAAGAGATAGGCTTCTAATGGAGTTGGCACGAGAACAAGCAATGTCGATCGAGGCAAGTAGAGATGCTCAAGCTAAGGCAAATTCATTGAATTCTGCTGCTGTGGGGGCATCTGTTGGTGCTGGTCTTGGCCTTGTCCTGGCAATTGTAATGGGTGCAGCATCTGCCCTGAGGAAGCCCTAA
- the LOC114390553 gene encoding uncharacterized protein LOC114390553 isoform X4, protein MWNPLQSKPKKLKRKYKPAAHRGFMARAKGIPALELYRLAQKKKRKLVLCGHSLGGAVAALATLAILRLIAASSSSKENENVSIKCITFSQPPVGNAALKDYVNRKGWQHYFKSYCIPEDLVPRILSPAYFHHYNAQTQPGPSENETDGSILRKHEQGVGKPEEKDVEQLVLGVGPVQRSFWRLSRLVPLEGLRRQLSKCRERRVNFIETNSLPDSLANTLIEEEVVAPQSLEIQEGSDGISLKPLPDTDKHSFEVPTNGKTDTKNNAMTGDERKWARVPYLPSYVPFGQLYLLGNSSVESLSGAEYSKMTSVRSVIAELRERFQSHSMKSYRSRFQRIYDLYLSDDSSSFSRIEQQFPHLKQWLGFTAAGTVELGHIVESPVIRTATSIVPLGWNDGLGAKNGEPLKVDITGFGLHLCTLVHAQVNGNWCSTTVESFPSPPNYSSNQGIQPELQKLRILVGPPLRSPPKHQTVLDSLMPAFTSVDSETASSSAPVDKDKFIRPESLNNFVIFCTSDFTTVSKEVHVRTRRIRLVGLEGAGKTTLLKAVLHKCKPNTATNEDAVSEVVREVIADGLCYCDSNGINMQELNVETSRFRDELWLGIRDLSRKTDLIVFVHNLSHSIPRCSNSNDTQQRPVLSLFLDEAKSLGIPWVLAITNKFAVSAHHQKAAIDAALKAYQASPSAAEVINSCPYVMPGFVGASLSLDATNTDSNRRVDAEKLIFAPINFIRKPFLKKEIVFPVEGVNSLCQQIHRILRSREESSFQEFARDRLLMELAREQAMSIEASRDAQAKANSLNSAAVGASVGAGLGLVLAIVMGAASALRKP, encoded by the exons ATGTGGAATCCTCTACAATCAAAGCCTAAAAAActgaagagaaaatacaaacCTGCAGCTCATAGG GGTTTCATGGCTCGTGCTAAAGGAATACCTGCTTTAGAATTATATAGGCTTGCTCAGAAGAAGAAACGCAAGCTTGTTCTATGTGGCCATTCACTTGGTGGAGCA GTAGCCGCATTAGCTACTCTTGCCATTCTTAGACTAATTGCTGCTTCATCTTCatcaaaggaaaatgaaaatgtcTCTATCAAATGTATTACATTTTCTCAGCCTCCTGTTGGAAATGCTGCTTTGAAGGA CTATGTTAATAGAAAAGGTTGGCAGCATTATTTCAAGAGTTACTGCATTCCGGAAGATTTGGTTCCACGTATTTTATCTCCTGCTTATTTTCACCATTATAATGCTCAGACTCAGCCCGGGCCTTCTGAAAATGAAACTGACGGCTCAATATTGAGAAAACATGAGCAAGGGGTAGGGAAGCCGGAAGAGAAGGATGTAGAGCAGTTGGTTTTGGGGGTAGGTCCTGTGCAGAGATCGTTCTGGAGACTCTCAAGGCTAGTTCCTTTGGAAGGTCTACGAAGACAATTAAGTAAATGCAGAGAAAGACGGGTCAATTTTATTGAAACAAATTCATTGCCTGATTCTCTTGCTAATACTTTGATTGAGGAGGAAGTAGTTGCACCACAGTCACTTGAAATACAAGAGGGTTCTGATGGCATATCACTCAAGCCTTTACCTGATACTGATAAACATTCATTTGAGGTTCCAACTAATGGGAAAACAGATACAAAGAACAATGCTATGACCGGAGATGAAAGAAAGTGGGCCAGAGTGCCTTATTTACCTTCATATGTGCCATTTGGACAG CTTTATTTATTGGGAAATTCCTCTGTAGAGTCTCTATCAGGTGCAGAGTACTCAAAGATGACATCG GTCAGATCAGTGATTGCTGAATTGAGGGAAAGATTTCAATCACATTCAATGAAATCATATCGATCTCGATTTCAGAG AATCTATGACTTGTATTTGAGTGATGATTCCTCATCTTTCTCACGGATTGAGCAACAGTTTCCTCATCTGAAGCAATGGCTTGGCTTTACAGCTGCTGGCACTGTGGAGCTTGGTCATATAGTTGAGTCCCCTGTTATTCGAACTGCAACTTCAATTGTTCCTTTGGGATGGAATGATGGACTAGGAGCGAAAAATGGAGAACCTCTGAAAGTTGATATTACTGGTTTTGGGTTGCATCTATGTACACTTGTTCATGCTCAAGTGAATGGTAACTG GTGCTCAACTACAGTTGAATCATTTCCTTCTCCACCAAACTATTCTTCAAATCAAGGAATCCAGCCTGAGTTACAGAAGTTGAGAATATTAGTTGGTCCTCCTCTAAGAAGTCCACCAAAGCATCAAACTGTGTTAGACTCGTTGATGCCTGCTTTTACTTCTGTTGACTCTGAGACTGCAAGTAGTTCAGCACCTGTTGACAAGGATAAATTCATCCGTCCAGAAAGTTTAAATAACTTTGTAATATTTTGCACCAGTGATTTTACAACTGTTTCCAAAGAAGTTCATGTGAGAACACGTAGAATACGATTAGTTGGGCTAGAG GGAGCTGGTAAGACTACTCTTTTAAAGGCTGTCTTGCATAAATGCAAACCAAATACTGCCACCAATGAGGATGCAGTTTCAGAGGTTGTGCGAGAAGTTATTGCTGATGGTTTGTGCTATTGTGACTCCAATGGAATAAATATGCAG GAGCTAAATGTGGAAACCTCCCGCTTCAGGGATGAACTATGGCTTGGAATCCGAGATCTAAGTCGGAAGACAGATTTGATTGTTTTCGTTCATAACTTGTCCCATAGCATACCTCGATGTAGTAATTCAAATGATACTCAACAAAGGCCAGTCTTGTCACTTTTTTTGGATGAAGCTAAATCTCTTGGAATTCCTTGGGTTCTTGCAATCACAAACAAATTTGCAGTTAGTGCACACCATCAAAAGGCAGCAATTGATGCTGCTTTGAAAGCATACCAAGCATCTCCTAGCGCAGCTGAAGTTATAAATTCTTGTCCATATGTTATGCCCGGATTTGTTGGGGCTTCTCTTTCCTTGGATGCAACCAATACAGATTCTAATAGAAGGGTGGACGCTGAAAAGCTTATATTTGCTCCTATTAACTTTATTAGGAAGCCTTTCCTGAAAAAGGAGATTGTTTTTCCAGTTGAAGGAGTAAATTCTCTTTGTCAGCAAATCCACCGTATACTCCGCAGTCGTGAGGAGTCTTCCTTTCAG GAATTTGCAAGAGATAGGCTTCTAATGGAGTTGGCACGAGAACAAGCAATGTCGATCGAGGCAAGTAGAGATGCTCAAGCTAAGGCAAATTCATTGAATTCTGCTGCTGTGGGGGCATCTGTTGGTGCTGGTCTTGGCCTTGTCCTGGCAATTGTAATGGGTGCAGCATCTGCCCTGAGGAAGCCCTAA
- the LOC114390553 gene encoding uncharacterized protein LOC114390553 isoform X1: MEFIQSRVEPWVRDQRTRLLGLKEKVLWGPLQWRMKWPWASHREHKKRIQEEYQRFRSLCRALKAESVSDLQDLLCCMVLSECVYKRPAAEMIRAVNKFKDDFGGQVVALERVQPSSDHVPHRYLLAEAGDTLFASFIGTKQYKDVIADANILQGAIFHDDAFEESDKHDATESDEDENQNGKDYMWNPLQSKPKKLKRKYKPAAHRGFMARAKGIPALELYRLAQKKKRKLVLCGHSLGGAVAALATLAILRLIAASSSSKENENVSIKCITFSQPPVGNAALKDYVNRKGWQHYFKSYCIPEDLVPRILSPAYFHHYNAQTQPGPSENETDGSILRKHEQGVGKPEEKDVEQLVLGVGPVQRSFWRLSRLVPLEGLRRQLSKCRERRVNFIETNSLPDSLANTLIEEEVVAPQSLEIQEGSDGISLKPLPDTDKHSFEVPTNGKTDTKNNAMTGDERKWARVPYLPSYVPFGQLYLLGNSSVESLSGAEYSKMTSVRSVIAELRERFQSHSMKSYRSRFQRIYDLYLSDDSSSFSRIEQQFPHLKQWLGFTAAGTVELGHIVESPVIRTATSIVPLGWNDGLGAKNGEPLKVDITGFGLHLCTLVHAQVNGNWCSTTVESFPSPPNYSSNQGIQPELQKLRILVGPPLRSPPKHQTVLDSLMPAFTSVDSETASSSAPVDKDKFIRPESLNNFVIFCTSDFTTVSKEVHVRTRRIRLVGLEGAGKTTLLKAVLHKCKPNTATNEDAVSEVVREVIADGLCYCDSNGINMQELNVETSRFRDELWLGIRDLSRKTDLIVFVHNLSHSIPRCSNSNDTQQRPVLSLFLDEAKSLGIPWVLAITNKFAVSAHHQKAAIDAALKAYQASPSAAEVINSCPYVMPGFVGASLSLDATNTDSNRRVDAEKLIFAPINFIRKPFLKKEIVFPVEGVNSLCQQIHRILRSREESSFQEFARDRLLMELAREQAMSIEASRDAQAKANSLNSAAVGASVGAGLGLVLAIVMGAASALRKP, from the exons ATGGAGTTCATACAGAGCCGCGTGGAGCCGTGGGTAAGGGACCAGCGGACGCGGCTGCTGGGGCTGAAGGAGAAGGTGTTGTGGGGCCCACTCCAGTGGCGGATGAAGTGGCCGTGGGCGTCGCACCGCGAGCATAAGAAGCGGATCCAAGAAGAGTACCAGCGCTTCCGGAGCCTCTGCCGCGCCCTCAAGGCGGAATCCGTCTCCGATTTGCAGGACCTTCTCTGCTGCATGGTCCTCTCCGAGTGCGTCTACAAG AGACCTGCTGCTGAGATGATTCGTgctgtaaataaatttaaggatGATTTTGGTGGACAAGTTGTTGCTTTGGAGCGGGTGCAACCTTCGTCAGATCATGTTCCTCATAG GTATTTGTTGGCAGAGGCAGGAGATACTTTATTTGCCTCCTTTATTGGAACAAAGCAGTACAA GGATGTAATTGCTGATGCAAACATACTTCAAGGTGCCATCTTTCATGATGATGCTTTCGAGGAATCTGACAAGCATGATGCGACTGAATCTGACGAGGATGAAAACCAAAACGGAAAAGATTATATGTGGAATCCTCTACAATCAAAGCCTAAAAAActgaagagaaaatacaaacCTGCAGCTCATAGG GGTTTCATGGCTCGTGCTAAAGGAATACCTGCTTTAGAATTATATAGGCTTGCTCAGAAGAAGAAACGCAAGCTTGTTCTATGTGGCCATTCACTTGGTGGAGCA GTAGCCGCATTAGCTACTCTTGCCATTCTTAGACTAATTGCTGCTTCATCTTCatcaaaggaaaatgaaaatgtcTCTATCAAATGTATTACATTTTCTCAGCCTCCTGTTGGAAATGCTGCTTTGAAGGA CTATGTTAATAGAAAAGGTTGGCAGCATTATTTCAAGAGTTACTGCATTCCGGAAGATTTGGTTCCACGTATTTTATCTCCTGCTTATTTTCACCATTATAATGCTCAGACTCAGCCCGGGCCTTCTGAAAATGAAACTGACGGCTCAATATTGAGAAAACATGAGCAAGGGGTAGGGAAGCCGGAAGAGAAGGATGTAGAGCAGTTGGTTTTGGGGGTAGGTCCTGTGCAGAGATCGTTCTGGAGACTCTCAAGGCTAGTTCCTTTGGAAGGTCTACGAAGACAATTAAGTAAATGCAGAGAAAGACGGGTCAATTTTATTGAAACAAATTCATTGCCTGATTCTCTTGCTAATACTTTGATTGAGGAGGAAGTAGTTGCACCACAGTCACTTGAAATACAAGAGGGTTCTGATGGCATATCACTCAAGCCTTTACCTGATACTGATAAACATTCATTTGAGGTTCCAACTAATGGGAAAACAGATACAAAGAACAATGCTATGACCGGAGATGAAAGAAAGTGGGCCAGAGTGCCTTATTTACCTTCATATGTGCCATTTGGACAG CTTTATTTATTGGGAAATTCCTCTGTAGAGTCTCTATCAGGTGCAGAGTACTCAAAGATGACATCG GTCAGATCAGTGATTGCTGAATTGAGGGAAAGATTTCAATCACATTCAATGAAATCATATCGATCTCGATTTCAGAG AATCTATGACTTGTATTTGAGTGATGATTCCTCATCTTTCTCACGGATTGAGCAACAGTTTCCTCATCTGAAGCAATGGCTTGGCTTTACAGCTGCTGGCACTGTGGAGCTTGGTCATATAGTTGAGTCCCCTGTTATTCGAACTGCAACTTCAATTGTTCCTTTGGGATGGAATGATGGACTAGGAGCGAAAAATGGAGAACCTCTGAAAGTTGATATTACTGGTTTTGGGTTGCATCTATGTACACTTGTTCATGCTCAAGTGAATGGTAACTG GTGCTCAACTACAGTTGAATCATTTCCTTCTCCACCAAACTATTCTTCAAATCAAGGAATCCAGCCTGAGTTACAGAAGTTGAGAATATTAGTTGGTCCTCCTCTAAGAAGTCCACCAAAGCATCAAACTGTGTTAGACTCGTTGATGCCTGCTTTTACTTCTGTTGACTCTGAGACTGCAAGTAGTTCAGCACCTGTTGACAAGGATAAATTCATCCGTCCAGAAAGTTTAAATAACTTTGTAATATTTTGCACCAGTGATTTTACAACTGTTTCCAAAGAAGTTCATGTGAGAACACGTAGAATACGATTAGTTGGGCTAGAG GGAGCTGGTAAGACTACTCTTTTAAAGGCTGTCTTGCATAAATGCAAACCAAATACTGCCACCAATGAGGATGCAGTTTCAGAGGTTGTGCGAGAAGTTATTGCTGATGGTTTGTGCTATTGTGACTCCAATGGAATAAATATGCAG GAGCTAAATGTGGAAACCTCCCGCTTCAGGGATGAACTATGGCTTGGAATCCGAGATCTAAGTCGGAAGACAGATTTGATTGTTTTCGTTCATAACTTGTCCCATAGCATACCTCGATGTAGTAATTCAAATGATACTCAACAAAGGCCAGTCTTGTCACTTTTTTTGGATGAAGCTAAATCTCTTGGAATTCCTTGGGTTCTTGCAATCACAAACAAATTTGCAGTTAGTGCACACCATCAAAAGGCAGCAATTGATGCTGCTTTGAAAGCATACCAAGCATCTCCTAGCGCAGCTGAAGTTATAAATTCTTGTCCATATGTTATGCCCGGATTTGTTGGGGCTTCTCTTTCCTTGGATGCAACCAATACAGATTCTAATAGAAGGGTGGACGCTGAAAAGCTTATATTTGCTCCTATTAACTTTATTAGGAAGCCTTTCCTGAAAAAGGAGATTGTTTTTCCAGTTGAAGGAGTAAATTCTCTTTGTCAGCAAATCCACCGTATACTCCGCAGTCGTGAGGAGTCTTCCTTTCAG GAATTTGCAAGAGATAGGCTTCTAATGGAGTTGGCACGAGAACAAGCAATGTCGATCGAGGCAAGTAGAGATGCTCAAGCTAAGGCAAATTCATTGAATTCTGCTGCTGTGGGGGCATCTGTTGGTGCTGGTCTTGGCCTTGTCCTGGCAATTGTAATGGGTGCAGCATCTGCCCTGAGGAAGCCCTAA